A stretch of Henckelia pumila isolate YLH828 chromosome 4, ASM3356847v2, whole genome shotgun sequence DNA encodes these proteins:
- the LOC140867179 gene encoding protein yippee-like At3g11230, translating into MGRTFRLYFEDPGYFTCKGCGTHIALQEDYVSDEDMESPVLEEGLFITVVNVEVHGQQRPIVARCVNHTVSDICCVKCGNKLGFKYILTFIAERGVENELVQLNMDKVLLHVNEDLDVVEVEHRG; encoded by the exons ATGGGGAGAACATTTAGGCTCTATTTTGAAGATCCAGGCTACTTTACGTGCAAGGGCTGCGGAACCCACATTGCCTTACAAGAAGACTACGTTTCTGACGAAGAC ATGGAATCACCTGTCCTTGAAGAAGGTCTCTTCATCACAGT TGTGAACGTGGAAGTTCACGGTCAACAGCGACCAATTGTTGCGAGATGTGTGAATCACACAGTTTCTGATATATGCTGTGTCAAATGTGGAAATAAATTGGGATTCAAATAT ATATTGACTTTTATCGCCGAAAGAGGCGTTGAGAATGAACTGGTGCAGCTAAATAT GGATAAAGTTCTGTTGCATGTGAATGAAGACTTGGATGTTGTGGAAGTGGAACATCGAGGATAG